In Populus alba chromosome 1, ASM523922v2, whole genome shotgun sequence, a single window of DNA contains:
- the LOC118046931 gene encoding uncharacterized protein, with translation MALIQALDHQRNLKTTNLASRWTHLAMMFQRLFLLQFFLLLSLTTATAKRLKTIPRLSPIGPRVWRDQPDKTTLGEFDGEGFETFFYDQTLDHFNYRPESYDTFLQRYLINSKYWGGANVSAPILVYLGAEESIEGDLAAVGFLADNAVQFSSLLVFIEHRYYGKSIPFGSREEALKDASKRGYFNSAQAIADYAAIIIHIKETLRAQYSPVIVIGGSYGGMLASWFRLKYPHIALGALASSAPILYFDDITPQDGYYSIVTKDFREASETCYQTIKMSWSGIDELASKPDGLSMLSKKFKTCTPLTDASELKDHLDTMYASAAQYNRPPTYPVNEVCKGIDGGGFGDDVLSRIFGGLVAYKGNLSCYVNAHTDPSETTVGWRWQTCSEMAIPIGVGNNSMFPPDPFDLKDFIENCMSLYGVPTRPHWVTTYYGGHSIKLILERFASNIIFSNGLRDPYSSGGVLENISDTVVALKTVNGSHCLDILFAEETDPEWLVSQRKMEIKIIKEWINKYYVDLTML, from the exons ATGGCTCTAATACAGGCTTTGGATCACCAGAGAAACCTTAAAACAACAAACCTAGCTAGCCGCTGGACACATCTTGCCATGATGTTTCAAAGGCTATTTCTTCTCCAGTTTTTCTTACTGCTTTCCTTAACCACTGCAACAGCAAAACGTCTTAAAACTATTCCAAGGCTTAGTCCAATAGGGCCAAGAGTTTGGCGAGACCAGCCTGATAAAACTACTTTGGGTGAATTTGATGGAGAAGGTTTTGAAACCTTTTTTTACGACCAAACACTTGATCACTTCAACTACAGGCCTGAAAGCTACGACACATTTCTGCAACGATATTTGATCAATTCTAAGTATTGGGGTGGTGCGAATGTTAGTGCACCAATCTTAGTTTATCTTGGTGCAGAAGAATCGATTGAAGGAGATCTTGCCGCTGTTGGATTTCTAGCTGATAACGCTGTCCAGTTTAGTTCTCTCTTGGTGTTTATTGAG CACAGATATTATGGAAAATCAATCCCATTTGGATCAAGGGAGGAAGCCTTGAAGGATGCAAGCAAACGAGGGTATTTCAACTCGGCCCAGGCTATAGCAGACTATGCAGCCATTATCATTCACATAAAGGAGACACTAAGGGCTCAATATTCTCCAGTTATCGTCATTGGAGGATCATACGGTGGAA TGCTGGCTTCGTGGTTTCGCCTCAAGTACCCTCACATTGCCCTCGGAGCCTTGGCCTCATCAGCGCCAAttctttattttgatgatatcaCACCACAGGATGGATACTATTCTATAGTCACCAAGGACTTTAGA GAAGCTAGCGAGACTTGCTACCAGACTATAAAAATGTCATGGTCAGGAATTGATGAACTTGCTTCTAAACCCGATGGTCTCTCAATGCTTAGCAAGAAATTCAAGACTTGCAC TCCCTTGACAGATGCCAGTGAGCTCAAGGATCACTTAGACACAATGTATGCTAGTGCTGCTCAGTACAACAGGCCACCAACATATCCGGTGAACGAGGTCTGTAAGGGCATCGATGGCGGTGGTTTTGGGGATGATGTTCTAAGCAGAATATTTGGTGGTCTTGTTGCTTATAAAGGAAACCTCTCGTGCTATGTCAATGCACACACCGACCCATCTGAAACAACTGTGGGGTGGCGATGGCAG ACATGCAGTGAGATGGCGATACCTATTGGTGTTGGGAATAATTCCATGTTCCCACCAGATCCTTTTGATTTGAAAGACTTTATAGAGAATTGCATGAGTTTGTATGGTGTCCCAACTCGTCCTCATTGGGTCACTACCTATTACGGAGGTCAT AGTATAAAACTGATTCTTGAAAGGTTTGCTAGCAATATCATCTTCTCCAACGGGCTAAGAGATCCTTACAGTAGTGGAGG GGTTTTGGAGAACATTTCAGACACTGTTGTAGCTCTCAAAACCGTCAATG GGTCTCATTGCTTGGATATACTTTTTGCGGAGGAAACTGATCCAGAATGGTTGGTCTCACAGCGAAAGATGGAGATCAAGATCATTAAAGAATGGATTAATAAGTACTATGTTGATCTAACTATGCTTTAG